A stretch of the Sphingomonas sp. CL5.1 genome encodes the following:
- the nagE gene encoding N-acetylglucosamine-specific PTS transporter subunit IIBC encodes MPIRPAVLFSRLQPLGRALMLPIAVLPLAALLLRLGQPDLLDIPFIAAAGNAIFANLGLLFAAGVAVGLARGNHGAAALAGVVAYLVATEGAKALLVPPPDMLVADPAIQAAWRAKEIAKLGVPAGILAGLTAGALYNRFSDIRLPDYLAFFAGRRFVPIAAGVAGLAGAALFGWGFPWFEGAIDGLSQWVVHAGSFGLFAYGVLNRLLLVTGLHHIINNIAWFVLGDYHGKTGDIARFFAGDPHAGAFMAGFFPVMMFGLPAACLAMYRAALPERRKAVGGMLLSLALTSFLTGVTEPIEFSFMFLAPMLYAVHAVLTGVAMVVMDALGVKLGFGFSAGLIDYALNFGLATRPLMLLPVGAVYFVLYYAAFAWCIRRFDLKTPGREAEATAVAERPAGGSRGERVIAALGGAANIRGVDACTTRLRLVLADNARIDEAGLKAEGARGVLRLADGGLQVVFGPIADQVAGEARAALSGGPPAPAAPAVAASVEPAGNDAIRRALGEGNVLALAARGTRLIATLRDPALADEAALHAAGVRLVARRAGSDRLHLLVAPSGE; translated from the coding sequence ATGCCGATCAGACCCGCCGTCCTGTTCAGCCGCCTCCAGCCGCTCGGCCGCGCATTGATGCTGCCGATCGCGGTGCTGCCGCTGGCGGCGCTGCTGCTGCGGCTCGGCCAGCCGGACCTGCTCGACATCCCGTTCATCGCGGCGGCGGGCAATGCGATCTTCGCCAATCTCGGGCTGCTGTTCGCGGCCGGCGTCGCGGTGGGCCTCGCGCGCGGAAACCACGGCGCGGCGGCGCTGGCCGGCGTCGTCGCCTATCTCGTCGCGACCGAGGGGGCCAAGGCGCTGCTCGTGCCGCCGCCCGACATGCTCGTCGCCGATCCCGCGATCCAGGCGGCGTGGCGCGCGAAGGAGATCGCCAAGCTCGGCGTGCCCGCCGGCATCCTCGCCGGGCTGACGGCGGGGGCGCTCTACAACAGATTCTCGGATATCCGGCTGCCGGACTATCTCGCCTTCTTCGCCGGGCGGCGCTTCGTGCCGATCGCGGCCGGGGTGGCGGGGCTGGCCGGCGCGGCGCTGTTCGGCTGGGGCTTCCCGTGGTTCGAGGGCGCGATCGACGGGCTGTCGCAATGGGTGGTCCATGCCGGGTCGTTCGGGCTGTTTGCCTATGGCGTGCTCAACCGGCTGCTGCTGGTGACGGGGCTGCACCATATCATCAACAACATCGCGTGGTTCGTGCTCGGCGACTATCATGGCAAGACCGGCGACATCGCGCGCTTCTTCGCCGGCGATCCCCATGCGGGCGCGTTCATGGCCGGCTTCTTCCCGGTGATGATGTTCGGCCTGCCCGCCGCCTGCCTCGCGATGTACCGCGCCGCGCTGCCGGAACGGCGCAAGGCGGTGGGCGGCATGTTGCTGAGCCTCGCGCTCACCTCGTTCCTGACCGGCGTGACCGAGCCGATCGAGTTCAGCTTCATGTTCCTCGCGCCGATGCTCTATGCCGTCCACGCGGTGCTGACCGGCGTCGCGATGGTGGTGATGGACGCGCTGGGAGTGAAGCTCGGCTTCGGCTTCTCGGCGGGGCTGATCGATTATGCGCTGAACTTCGGCCTCGCGACGCGGCCGCTGATGCTGCTGCCGGTCGGGGCGGTCTATTTCGTGCTCTATTACGCCGCCTTCGCCTGGTGCATCCGCCGCTTCGACCTCAAGACGCCGGGGCGTGAGGCAGAAGCGACCGCGGTGGCGGAGCGGCCGGCGGGCGGCTCGCGCGGCGAGCGGGTCATCGCGGCGCTCGGCGGGGCGGCGAACATCCGCGGCGTCGATGCCTGCACCACGCGGCTGCGGCTGGTGCTGGCGGACAATGCGCGGATCGACGAGGCGGGGCTGAAGGCGGAGGGCGCGCGCGGCGTGCTCAGGCTGGCGGACGGCGGGCTTCAGGTGGTGTTCGGGCCAATCGCCGATCAGGTGGCGGGCGAGGCGCGGGCGGCGCTGTCGGGTGGGCCGCCCGCCCCGGCCGCGCCCGCCGTCGCGGCGAGCGTTGAACCGGCCGGGAATGACGCGATCCGCCGCGCGCTGGGCGAGGGCAATGTCCTCGCGCTGGCCGCGCGCGGCACGCGGCTGATCGCGACGCTGCGCGATCCGGCGCTGGCCGACGAGGCCGCGCTCCACGCCGCCGGCGTCCGCCTCGTCGCGCGGCGGGCGGGCAGCGACCGGCTGCACCTGCTTGTCGCTCCGTCCGGAGAATAG
- the ptsP gene encoding phosphoenolpyruvate--protein phosphotransferase, protein MSEVALLAPFAGWFGQIDEVPDPVFAGRMMGDGCAVDPIEGELRAPAAGTVIAVPATAHAVTLRLDNGAELLIHIGLETVALGGAGFTALVAAGARVAAGDALIRFDLDAVGEAAKALITPIVVANDGYALRLDAPGRAVRAGETIGWLSGAGAGATGAADGESYSRNVPVAAAHGIHARPAARIAASLRPFAAEVTLAAGGKSANARSTVALLGLGVRADDAVTITGIGGDARGAVDAVAALILAGLGEAAAASPAVRPAPTGQAVTGAPGLAIGQVIQLRAVDLDVPVDGAGVARERQALAEALAAVAAGLGGGSHAAAEIAEAHRALLADPELADAAEREIAAGRSAGHAWRAATRSAADAIRATGDALLMERVADLADLERQVIARLLGHDAPAVPAIAPDTILIAEDLLPSQFLALDRARLAGIVTAAGGPTAHVAILAASAGVPMLVAAGEAVLAIPEGRTVILDADRAALDADPGVGALAAASERLAESRERRARDLAAATAPAATADGARIQVFANLGAAAEVPGAVAAGAEGCGLLRTEFLFLDRDTAPDEAEQRDVYRRIAAALGDRPLIVRTLDIGGDKPVPYLPLAAEENPALGLRGIRLSLARPDLMRTQLRAILSAVPAAQCHVMLPMVVDLAELRAARAMLDEARAALGIAAPVPLGVMIETPAAAMLADQLASEADFLSVGTNDLTQYALASDRGNAAVSAKLDALHPAVLRLIREVGRGAKAHGRWAGVCGGLASDPLAAPILIGLGMTELSATPAAVPALKAAIRRWALADCVALAERACAATAAAEVRAIASEVL, encoded by the coding sequence GTGAGCGAGGTGGCGCTGCTCGCCCCGTTCGCCGGCTGGTTCGGCCAGATCGACGAGGTGCCGGACCCGGTGTTCGCCGGGCGGATGATGGGCGATGGCTGCGCGGTCGACCCGATCGAGGGCGAGCTGCGCGCGCCCGCCGCCGGCACGGTGATCGCGGTGCCGGCGACCGCCCATGCGGTGACGCTGCGGCTCGACAATGGCGCGGAGCTGCTGATCCATATCGGGCTGGAGACGGTGGCGCTGGGCGGCGCGGGGTTCACCGCGCTGGTCGCGGCCGGCGCGCGGGTGGCGGCGGGTGACGCGCTGATCCGCTTCGATCTCGATGCGGTGGGAGAGGCGGCGAAGGCGCTGATCACCCCGATCGTCGTCGCCAATGACGGCTATGCGCTGCGGCTCGACGCGCCGGGCCGGGCGGTGCGCGCGGGGGAGACGATCGGCTGGCTCTCCGGCGCGGGCGCGGGGGCGACGGGCGCTGCGGATGGGGAGAGCTACAGCCGCAACGTGCCGGTCGCCGCCGCGCACGGCATCCATGCGCGGCCGGCGGCGCGGATCGCGGCGTCGCTGCGCCCGTTCGCCGCCGAGGTGACGCTCGCGGCGGGCGGGAAAAGCGCCAATGCGCGCAGCACCGTGGCGCTGCTCGGGCTTGGCGTGCGGGCGGACGACGCGGTGACGATCACCGGAATCGGCGGCGATGCGCGGGGCGCGGTGGATGCGGTCGCGGCGCTGATCCTCGCCGGGCTGGGCGAGGCAGCGGCGGCGTCTCCCGCCGTCCGGCCCGCTCCGACGGGGCAGGCGGTGACGGGCGCGCCGGGGCTGGCGATCGGGCAGGTGATACAGCTTCGCGCGGTCGACCTCGACGTGCCGGTGGACGGCGCGGGCGTCGCGCGCGAGCGGCAGGCGCTGGCCGAGGCGCTGGCGGCGGTCGCGGCCGGGCTTGGCGGCGGCAGTCACGCGGCGGCGGAGATCGCGGAGGCGCACCGCGCGCTGCTCGCCGATCCCGAGCTGGCCGACGCGGCGGAGCGCGAAATCGCCGCCGGGCGCAGCGCCGGCCACGCATGGCGCGCCGCGACCCGCTCCGCCGCCGATGCGATCCGCGCGACCGGCGATGCGCTGCTGATGGAGCGCGTCGCTGACCTCGCCGATCTGGAGCGGCAGGTGATCGCCCGGCTGCTCGGCCATGACGCCCCGGCGGTGCCGGCGATCGCGCCCGACACGATCCTGATCGCGGAGGACCTGCTCCCCTCGCAATTCCTCGCGCTCGATCGCGCGCGGCTGGCGGGAATCGTCACCGCCGCCGGCGGGCCGACCGCGCATGTCGCGATCCTCGCCGCGTCGGCCGGCGTGCCGATGCTGGTCGCCGCCGGGGAGGCGGTGCTGGCCATCCCCGAAGGACGCACCGTGATCCTCGACGCGGACCGCGCCGCGCTCGATGCCGATCCGGGCGTCGGCGCGCTCGCGGCGGCGAGCGAGCGGCTCGCCGAGTCGCGCGAGCGCCGCGCGCGCGACCTCGCCGCCGCCACCGCCCCGGCGGCGACGGCGGACGGCGCGCGCATCCAGGTCTTCGCCAATCTCGGCGCGGCGGCGGAGGTGCCGGGGGCGGTCGCCGCCGGGGCGGAAGGCTGCGGGCTGCTGCGCACCGAATTCCTGTTCCTCGATCGCGACACCGCCCCCGACGAGGCGGAGCAGCGTGACGTCTATCGCCGAATCGCCGCCGCGCTGGGCGATCGCCCGCTGATCGTCCGCACGCTCGACATCGGTGGCGACAAGCCGGTGCCGTATCTGCCGCTGGCGGCGGAGGAGAATCCCGCGCTCGGCCTGCGCGGCATCCGCCTAAGCCTCGCCCGGCCCGATCTGATGCGCACGCAGCTTCGCGCGATCCTCTCGGCGGTGCCCGCGGCGCAATGCCATGTCATGCTGCCGATGGTGGTCGATCTCGCCGAATTGCGCGCGGCGCGCGCGATGCTCGACGAGGCGCGCGCCGCGCTCGGCATCGCCGCGCCGGTGCCGCTGGGGGTGATGATCGAGACGCCCGCCGCCGCGATGCTGGCCGACCAGCTGGCGTCGGAGGCCGATTTCCTGTCGGTCGGCACCAATGACCTCACGCAATATGCGCTGGCGAGCGATCGCGGCAACGCGGCCGTCTCGGCGAAGCTCGACGCGCTGCACCCGGCGGTGCTGCGGCTGATCCGCGAGGTGGGGCGCGGCGCGAAGGCGCATGGCCGCTGGGCGGGGGTGTGCGGCGGCCTCGCCTCCGATCCGCTCGCCGCGCCGATCCTGATCGGGCTGGGGATGACCGAGCTTTCCGCCACTCCCGCCGCCGTCCCGGCGCTCAAGGCGGCGATCCGGCGGTGGGCATTGGCCGATTGCGTCGCGCTGGCCGAACGCGCCTGCGCCGCGACCGCCGCCGCCGAGGTCCGCGCGATCGCCAGCGAGGTGTTGTGA
- a CDS encoding NADP-dependent malic enzyme — protein MSEATNVQFSEREALLFHSEGRPGKIEIVASKPMATQRDLALAYSPGVAVPVQAIANDPATAYDYTAKGNLVAVISNGTAILGMGNLGALASKPVMEGKAVLFKRFADVDAIDLEVATEDVDAFINCVALLEPSFGGINLEDIKAPECFIIEQTLRERMNIPVFHDDQHGTAIITAAGLINACLLTGRNIDEVKVVVNGAGAAAIACTELIKALGVRHDNVLMCDRKGVIYQGREGVNQWQSAHAVKTERRSLTEALVGADVFLGLSAAGALKPEMVKDMAKAPIIFAMANPDPEIRPEEAKAARPDAIIATGRSDYPNQVNNVLGFPFIFRGALDVRASAINEEMKVAAAQAIAELARERVPEEVAIAYGVRHVFGPEYIIPAPFDPRLMEVVPAAVARAAMDSGVATKPILDMDGYRQQLRGRLNPTNSVLTLAYEGARAHPKRVLFAEGEEEVVLRAAIQFKEGGYGTPVLVGRDDVPERLRALGVSRPEEYELHNSRHSPLVPKMVDFLYQRLQRRGYLRRDCERMINQDRNIFGAVLLQMGEADTMITGITRTWAHTMREVKRVIDPEVGRTPFGIHIMVGQSHTVFIADTTVNERPSPDELADIAEHTAQVARRMGHEPRVAFLSYSTFGNPEGQWLENIRAAVGVLDERKVGFEYEGEMSPDVALNPRQLANYPFARLSGPANVLVMPGLQSANISAKLLRELGGDSMIGPMLIGMEKPVQIAPMTSTASELVTLAVLAAGGIAR, from the coding sequence ATGTCCGAAGCCACCAACGTCCAGTTTTCCGAACGCGAAGCCTTGCTGTTCCACTCGGAGGGGCGGCCGGGCAAGATCGAGATCGTCGCCTCCAAGCCGATGGCGACGCAGCGCGACCTGGCGCTGGCCTATTCCCCCGGCGTCGCGGTGCCGGTGCAGGCGATCGCGAACGACCCGGCGACCGCTTACGACTATACCGCCAAGGGCAATCTCGTCGCGGTGATCTCGAACGGTACGGCGATCCTCGGCATGGGTAATCTCGGCGCGCTGGCGTCGAAGCCGGTGATGGAGGGCAAGGCGGTGCTGTTCAAGCGCTTCGCCGACGTCGACGCGATCGATCTGGAAGTGGCGACCGAGGACGTGGACGCCTTCATCAACTGCGTCGCGCTGCTGGAGCCGTCGTTCGGGGGAATCAACCTGGAGGACATCAAGGCGCCGGAATGCTTCATCATCGAGCAGACACTGCGCGAGCGGATGAACATCCCCGTCTTCCATGACGACCAGCACGGCACCGCGATCATCACCGCCGCCGGGCTGATCAACGCCTGCCTGCTGACCGGCCGCAACATCGACGAGGTTAAGGTGGTGGTGAACGGCGCGGGCGCCGCCGCGATCGCCTGCACCGAGCTGATCAAGGCGCTGGGCGTGCGGCACGACAACGTGCTGATGTGCGACCGCAAGGGCGTGATCTATCAGGGCCGCGAGGGCGTCAACCAGTGGCAATCGGCCCATGCGGTGAAGACCGAGCGCCGCTCGCTGACCGAGGCGCTGGTCGGGGCGGACGTGTTCCTCGGCCTCTCCGCCGCCGGCGCGCTGAAGCCTGAGATGGTGAAGGACATGGCCAAGGCGCCGATCATCTTCGCGATGGCCAATCCCGATCCCGAAATCCGCCCCGAGGAGGCGAAGGCCGCGCGGCCCGACGCGATCATCGCCACGGGCCGCTCGGACTATCCCAACCAGGTCAACAACGTGCTCGGCTTCCCTTTCATCTTCCGGGGCGCGCTCGACGTGCGCGCCTCGGCGATCAACGAGGAGATGAAGGTCGCCGCCGCGCAGGCGATCGCCGAGCTGGCGCGCGAGCGCGTGCCGGAGGAAGTGGCGATCGCTTATGGCGTGCGGCATGTGTTCGGCCCGGAATATATCATCCCCGCGCCGTTCGATCCGCGCCTGATGGAGGTGGTGCCCGCCGCCGTCGCCAGGGCGGCGATGGATTCTGGCGTCGCGACCAAGCCGATCCTCGACATGGATGGTTATCGGCAGCAGCTTCGCGGGCGGCTCAATCCGACCAATTCGGTGCTGACGCTCGCATATGAGGGCGCGCGCGCGCATCCCAAGCGGGTGCTGTTCGCGGAGGGCGAGGAGGAAGTGGTGCTGCGCGCCGCGATCCAGTTCAAGGAAGGCGGCTACGGCACCCCCGTCCTCGTCGGACGCGACGACGTGCCGGAGCGGCTGCGCGCGCTGGGTGTCTCCCGTCCCGAGGAATATGAGCTGCACAACAGCCGCCATTCGCCGCTGGTGCCGAAGATGGTCGATTTCCTCTACCAGCGGCTCCAGCGCCGGGGCTATCTGCGCCGCGATTGCGAGCGGATGATCAACCAGGATCGCAACATCTTCGGCGCGGTGCTGCTCCAGATGGGCGAAGCCGATACGATGATCACCGGCATCACCCGCACCTGGGCGCATACGATGCGCGAGGTGAAGCGCGTGATCGATCCCGAAGTGGGCCGTACCCCGTTCGGCATCCATATCATGGTCGGGCAGAGCCATACGGTGTTCATCGCCGACACCACCGTCAACGAGCGCCCCAGCCCCGATGAGCTGGCCGATATCGCCGAGCATACCGCGCAGGTCGCGCGCCGCATGGGCCACGAGCCGCGCGTCGCCTTCCTGAGCTATTCGACGTTCGGCAACCCCGAGGGGCAGTGGCTGGAGAATATCCGCGCGGCCGTGGGCGTGCTCGACGAGCGCAAGGTCGGCTTCGAATATGAGGGCGAGATGTCGCCGGACGTCGCGCTCAACCCGCGGCAGCTCGCCAATTATCCGTTCGCGCGGCTGTCCGGCCCTGCCAACGTGCTGGTGATGCCGGGCCTGCAATCCGCCAACATCTCCGCCAAGCTGCTGCGCGAGCTGGGCGGGGATTCGATGATCGGCCCGATGCTGATCGGCATGGAGAAGCCGGTGCAGATCGCGCCGATGACCTCCACCGCGAGCGAGCTGGTGACGCTCGCCGTGCTGGCGGCCGGCGGCATCGCGCGCTGA
- a CDS encoding cell wall hydrolase codes for MSTAPTHPSERRAQRLERLRALRRVALPLAGCAAAAGGVAFHLASSQPAPAPVRNAAAPLAGDAAAPAEFAAPARGSTGTIALPPVPRGVAIAGDANVTPAAPFSTRLAGTIDRARALQCLTAAVYYEAASESDAGQRAVAQVVLNRVRHPAFPPTVCGVVYQGAGRASGCQFSFACDGSAARIPSRAGWARAARNAAMILAGQVFAPVGLATHYHTYTVTPAWNRTLVMTDAIGAHFFHRWKGYWGTAAAFTRVYRGGEPQPAMPAAPMPLPVIPLPSPPPADKAIPAAPMPAVQPAHAESGAALRDAAPENLPQSRILDRWKDSGKPLR; via the coding sequence ATGTCCACGGCGCCGACGCATCCCAGCGAACGGCGCGCGCAACGCCTCGAACGGTTGCGCGCGCTGCGCCGCGTCGCGCTGCCGCTGGCGGGATGCGCGGCGGCGGCGGGTGGCGTCGCGTTCCACCTCGCCTCGTCCCAACCGGCCCCCGCCCCGGTACGTAACGCCGCCGCACCACTCGCCGGCGACGCCGCCGCGCCGGCCGAATTCGCCGCACCGGCACGCGGCTCCACCGGCACCATCGCCCTGCCCCCGGTGCCGCGCGGCGTGGCGATCGCCGGTGACGCCAATGTCACCCCGGCCGCCCCTTTCTCCACCCGGCTCGCCGGCACGATCGACCGCGCCCGCGCGCTCCAGTGCCTGACGGCGGCGGTCTATTACGAGGCGGCGTCGGAGAGCGACGCCGGGCAGCGCGCCGTGGCGCAGGTGGTGCTCAACCGCGTCCGCCATCCCGCCTTCCCGCCCACCGTATGCGGCGTGGTCTATCAGGGCGCGGGCCGGGCGAGCGGCTGCCAGTTCAGCTTCGCCTGCGACGGTTCGGCCGCGCGCATCCCCTCACGCGCCGGCTGGGCGCGCGCGGCGCGCAACGCCGCGATGATCCTCGCCGGGCAGGTGTTCGCGCCGGTCGGGCTGGCGACGCATTACCATACCTATACGGTGACCCCGGCGTGGAACCGCACCCTGGTGATGACCGATGCGATCGGTGCGCATTTCTTCCATCGCTGGAAGGGTTATTGGGGCACGGCGGCGGCGTTCACCCGCGTCTATCGCGGCGGCGAGCCGCAACCCGCCATGCCCGCCGCCCCGATGCCGTTGCCGGTGATCCCGCTACCGTCGCCGCCACCGGCCGACAAGGCGATCCCGGCGGCGCCCATGCCGGCCGTCCAGCCGGCCCATGCGGAAAGCGGCGCCGCCCTGCGCGACGCCGCTCCCGAAAACCTGCCCCAATCCCGGATACTCGATCGCTGGAAGGATTCGGGGAAACCGTTGCGCTAG